The Planctomycetota bacterium genome includes a region encoding these proteins:
- a CDS encoding NPCBM/NEW2 domain-containing protein, whose translation MRAIAGILAAIAAAALGAEPKDAWGVKGQVPLKLEALFDNDAIADAQRRSDGNFDCPDHAADIPGSVFPAENLPATGSKFSFDGVHFLFPSKERGDFNNVSCNGQRLEVPPGRYTALHLVGASENGSFRDVLSLAYKEGPAEAELALRDWCQKPAEGDRVAFEAPCRYTWSSERRTMVREETAPRLWLVRVGLDPKKTLEALSLPYNRRMHVFAATLEAAEWTEEQAAYARDAAEHYAALDRRTTVSADNVLRQFAALGDQIDQRMALGGPLVRQLGWLRTQVAHWQHRLADVYSFFGAATQATRALQGLSNDFRALTAGNDPFRDRRGTILRSYRSEADGSLQSYSLGVPGDYRADKPFPLLVTLHGHGWYAPFQGHPARVDNGVLTLAPHGRGSQDYMLLAEDDVLAAIDDVVRDYWVDLGRIVVEGHSMGGTGSWHLGVHHPGRFAAIAPVCGNADRRAWDAWKPQRRRVRYEMPPRFAELRHWLLDSIEPVAYAGNLLNLPALAAHGAMDDVVPAANSRNMAEAAAKLGCPVQYHEFPTVRHWGFPNDFYAKRWDWMLAQRREPAPERVRYRTARLRHDGAYWVRILRFAEPLQFAEIDARHLGDGRFEVATSNIAAFSLSNLPQVPNLREVRVDGQEVRVKGHEATLVRSARGKWSAGELPRGLAKHKGLEGPVADAFLGSFLLVRGTTSPDPWEREVIAREVEAKARDWERLYHCRPRVKDDTAVTDADVAAHHLVLYGGPTANALAAKVAPKLPLNLPQVGNLREVRVGNKTFKGDDVGVKLCYPNPLNPERYVVIFAGLSPSALDQINNRFGNWLGWGPYDNYDWFDYGVFDARTVSPETFLCVGFFDQAWELDDRYQFLGDDAARAATVPQKVPTLRTLPTPAPDELFLSDLMPSLVDQHKGLVGYDRSHQGNPLTIGGKSFPRGLGVRAPSKVEYQLDGQYAVFRATVGIDLEDDLEATPARDRGERVQFVVHGDDKRLYSSEWLKWNSKPVAVEVDLQGVKTLRLEADCSASRWLVGSAAWAEARVGKK comes from the coding sequence ATGCGCGCTATCGCCGGCATACTCGCTGCCATCGCCGCTGCCGCACTCGGCGCCGAGCCGAAGGACGCCTGGGGCGTGAAGGGGCAGGTGCCGCTGAAGCTCGAGGCGCTGTTCGACAACGACGCCATCGCCGACGCCCAACGCCGCTCCGACGGCAACTTCGATTGCCCCGACCACGCGGCCGATATCCCCGGCTCCGTCTTCCCCGCCGAGAACCTGCCCGCCACGGGCAGCAAGTTCTCCTTCGACGGCGTGCACTTTCTCTTCCCGAGCAAGGAGCGGGGCGACTTCAACAACGTGTCGTGCAACGGCCAGCGGCTCGAGGTGCCGCCGGGGCGCTACACGGCGCTCCACCTCGTCGGCGCCTCCGAGAACGGCAGCTTCCGCGACGTGTTGTCGCTGGCCTACAAGGAAGGCCCGGCCGAAGCCGAGCTGGCGCTCCGCGACTGGTGCCAGAAGCCGGCCGAAGGCGACCGCGTGGCCTTCGAGGCGCCCTGCCGCTACACCTGGTCGAGCGAACGGCGCACGATGGTGCGCGAGGAGACGGCGCCCCGCCTGTGGCTCGTGCGGGTCGGCCTCGACCCCAAGAAGACCCTCGAGGCCCTGTCGCTGCCCTACAACCGGCGAATGCACGTCTTCGCCGCTACGCTCGAGGCCGCCGAGTGGACGGAGGAGCAGGCAGCGTATGCGCGGGACGCGGCAGAGCACTACGCGGCGCTCGACCGCCGCACAACGGTGTCCGCCGACAACGTGCTCCGCCAGTTCGCCGCCCTCGGCGACCAGATTGACCAGCGCATGGCTCTGGGCGGCCCGCTGGTCCGCCAGCTCGGGTGGCTCCGCACCCAGGTGGCCCACTGGCAGCACCGCCTGGCCGACGTCTACTCCTTCTTTGGCGCCGCCACGCAGGCCACGCGCGCGCTCCAGGGCCTCAGCAACGACTTCCGCGCCCTCACGGCCGGCAACGACCCTTTCCGCGACCGCCGCGGCACGATCCTGCGCTCCTATCGCTCCGAAGCCGACGGCTCGCTCCAGAGCTACTCGCTCGGCGTGCCGGGCGACTACCGGGCCGACAAGCCCTTCCCCCTGCTCGTCACCCTCCACGGCCACGGCTGGTACGCGCCCTTCCAGGGCCACCCCGCCCGCGTGGACAACGGGGTGCTCACCCTGGCACCCCACGGGCGCGGCAGCCAGGACTACATGCTCCTGGCCGAGGACGACGTGCTGGCGGCGATTGACGACGTGGTGCGCGACTACTGGGTGGACCTCGGCCGCATCGTGGTCGAGGGCCACTCGATGGGCGGCACCGGCTCGTGGCACCTCGGCGTGCATCATCCGGGTCGTTTCGCGGCCATCGCGCCCGTGTGCGGCAACGCCGACCGGCGGGCGTGGGACGCCTGGAAGCCGCAGCGCCGCCGCGTGCGCTACGAGATGCCGCCCCGCTTCGCCGAGCTGCGCCACTGGCTGCTCGACAGCATCGAGCCCGTGGCCTACGCCGGCAACCTGCTCAACTTGCCCGCCCTCGCCGCCCACGGCGCGATGGACGACGTGGTGCCCGCGGCCAACTCGCGGAACATGGCCGAGGCGGCGGCGAAGCTCGGCTGCCCCGTGCAGTACCACGAGTTCCCCACCGTGCGCCACTGGGGCTTTCCCAACGACTTCTATGCGAAGCGCTGGGACTGGATGCTGGCCCAGCGGCGCGAGCCCGCCCCCGAGCGCGTGCGCTACAGGACGGCCCGCCTGCGGCACGACGGCGCCTACTGGGTGCGCATCCTGCGCTTCGCCGAGCCGCTCCAGTTCGCCGAGATAGACGCCCGCCACCTCGGCGACGGCCGCTTCGAGGTCGCCACCTCCAACATCGCCGCCTTCTCCCTCTCCAACCTCCCGCAGGTTCCAAACCTGCGGGAGGTCAGGGTGGATGGGCAGGAGGTGCGGGTGAAGGGCCATGAGGCCACGCTCGTTCGCTCCGCCCGCGGCAAGTGGTCCGCTGGCGAACTTCCCCGCGGCCTGGCGAAGCACAAGGGCCTGGAAGGCCCAGTCGCCGACGCCTTCCTCGGCAGCTTCCTCCTCGTGCGCGGCACCACGTCGCCCGACCCCTGGGAGCGCGAGGTCATCGCCCGCGAGGTCGAGGCCAAGGCCCGCGACTGGGAGCGCCTCTATCACTGCCGCCCCCGCGTGAAGGACGACACGGCGGTGACCGACGCCGACGTGGCCGCGCACCACCTCGTCCTCTACGGGGGCCCCACAGCGAATGCCCTCGCTGCCAAAGTCGCCCCCAAGCTCCCCCTCAACCTCCCGCAGGTTGGCAACCTGCGGGAGGTTAGGGTGGGTAACAAGACCTTCAAGGGCGACGACGTGGGCGTGAAGCTCTGCTACCCGAATCCCCTCAACCCCGAGCGCTACGTGGTCATCTTCGCCGGCCTCTCCCCCAGCGCGCTCGACCAGATCAACAACCGCTTCGGCAACTGGCTCGGCTGGGGACCCTACGACAACTACGACTGGTTCGACTACGGCGTTTTCGACGCCCGCACCGTGTCGCCCGAGACCTTTCTGTGCGTGGGCTTCTTCGACCAGGCTTGGGAGCTGGACGACCGCTACCAGTTCCTCGGCGACGACGCGGCGCGGGCCGCTACGGTCCCCCAGAAGGTCCCCACGCTGCGCACCCTGCCCACTCCCGCGCCCGACGAGCTGTTCCTCAGCGACCTGATGCCGTCGCTCGTGGACCAGCACAAGGGCCTCGTGGGCTACGACCGCTCGCACCAGGGCAACCCGCTGACCATCGGCGGCAAGAGCTTCCCTCGCGGCCTCGGCGTCCGCGCCCCCTCGAAGGTCGAATACCAGCTCGACGGTCAGTATGCCGTCTTCCGCGCCACCGTGGGCATTGACCTGGAGGACGACCTCGAGGCCACGCCCGCCCGCGACCGCGGCGAGCGCGTGCAGTTCGTGGTCCATGGCGACGACAAGCGCCTCTACAGCTCCGAATGGCTCAAGTGGAACTCGAAACCCGTGGCGGTCGAAGTGGACCTTCAGGGCGTGAAGACCCTGCGCCTGGAGGCCGATTGCAGCGCGTCGCGCTGGCTCGTCGGCAGCGCCGCCTGGGCCGAGGCCCGCGTGGGCAAGAAGTGA
- a CDS encoding sodium:solute symporter family protein gives MSIFATNFTALDWWIVAVYLCAIGALGVWVNRYVHSVADYMVAGRSAGPALNVATFVATGLCLVTIMYSAIDGFNRGFAYMILGVIGMAIGLFIGSTGFVVRRLRAAKLTTLPEYFQLRYSRRVRVVAGVICALAGILNMGLFPKMGATFITYATGLGSAGVTHIVVEGDAPDRAPVAKAADPAQSARIAEEHMARQRATLARQELTVNIVMTIILAIVLLYTVTGGMVAVIVTDYTQFVLLALGLGLGVFYCLTRPELGWGKITASWQAYRGEAAFNPLAAGSYGGFWVAWMLVHFAAAALCWAPEASRTLTARDPETARRTFLYGSPGQFIRLAIPALFGIAAFCFISQNQELARHFFPEGLRGKGVHADQAAPLLLGKIIPAGLLGLVLAGMVSALMSTHDSYFMCWASVIARDVIAPLRGRELSDREQIRITRIIIVCIGVFLLVWGVWYKLPDSVWNYMAVTGSVYLCGAIVILIGGMYWKRASSAGALAGLLGGLASVPIVFLPDWFTGSTVLMGQCGLGNYALCAVLFIVFSWLFPDKRPAAAPAEAQP, from the coding sequence ATGAGCATCTTCGCGACGAACTTCACCGCGCTGGACTGGTGGATCGTGGCGGTCTATCTGTGCGCGATCGGCGCGCTGGGCGTGTGGGTGAACCGCTACGTCCACAGCGTGGCCGACTACATGGTCGCGGGGCGTTCGGCGGGGCCGGCCCTCAACGTCGCCACCTTCGTGGCCACGGGCCTCTGCCTCGTGACCATCATGTACTCGGCCATAGACGGCTTCAACCGCGGCTTCGCCTACATGATCCTCGGCGTCATCGGCATGGCCATCGGCCTCTTCATCGGCTCGACCGGCTTCGTGGTCCGCCGGCTGCGCGCGGCGAAGCTCACCACGCTGCCCGAGTACTTCCAACTGCGCTACAGCCGCCGCGTGCGGGTCGTGGCGGGCGTCATCTGCGCCCTGGCCGGCATTCTCAACATGGGCCTCTTCCCCAAGATGGGCGCCACGTTCATCACGTATGCCACCGGTCTGGGCTCGGCGGGCGTCACCCACATCGTGGTGGAGGGCGACGCGCCAGACAGGGCCCCCGTGGCCAAGGCCGCTGACCCCGCCCAGTCGGCCCGCATCGCCGAGGAGCACATGGCCCGCCAGCGCGCCACGCTGGCGCGCCAGGAACTCACGGTGAACATCGTGATGACCATCATCCTCGCCATCGTGCTCCTCTACACGGTGACCGGCGGCATGGTGGCCGTGATCGTGACCGACTACACGCAGTTCGTGCTCCTCGCCCTGGGGCTTGGCCTGGGCGTTTTCTACTGCCTCACGCGGCCCGAGCTGGGGTGGGGCAAGATCACGGCCTCGTGGCAGGCCTACCGCGGCGAGGCGGCGTTCAACCCCCTGGCCGCCGGCTCGTACGGCGGCTTCTGGGTGGCCTGGATGCTCGTGCACTTCGCGGCGGCGGCGCTGTGCTGGGCGCCCGAGGCCAGCCGCACGCTCACCGCGCGCGACCCCGAGACCGCGCGGCGGACCTTCCTCTACGGCTCCCCCGGCCAGTTCATCCGGCTGGCGATTCCCGCGCTCTTCGGCATCGCCGCCTTCTGCTTCATCAGCCAGAACCAGGAGCTGGCGCGGCACTTCTTCCCCGAGGGGTTGCGGGGCAAGGGCGTGCACGCCGACCAGGCGGCGCCGCTGCTCCTCGGCAAGATCATCCCGGCCGGCCTCCTCGGCCTCGTGCTCGCCGGCATGGTCTCGGCCCTCATGTCCACCCACGACAGCTACTTCATGTGCTGGGCCTCGGTGATCGCGCGCGACGTGATCGCGCCGCTGCGCGGCCGCGAGCTGAGCGACCGGGAGCAGATTCGCATCACCCGCATCATCATCGTGTGCATCGGCGTTTTCCTGCTCGTGTGGGGCGTGTGGTACAAGCTGCCCGACAGCGTGTGGAACTACATGGCCGTCACCGGCAGCGTGTACCTGTGCGGCGCCATCGTCATCCTGATCGGCGGCATGTACTGGAAGCGCGCCTCGTCGGCGGGCGCACTGGCCGGGTTGCTGGGCGGCCTGGCCTCGGTGCCCATCGTGTTCCTGCCTGACTGGTTCACCGGCAGCACGGTGCTCATGGGCCAGTGCGGGCTGGGGAACTACGCGCTGTGCGCCGTGCTCTTCATCGTCTTCTCGTGGCTGTTCCCCGACAAGAGGCCCGCGGCGGCCCCTGCGGAGGCGCAACCGTGA
- a CDS encoding NEW3 domain-containing protein — translation MRCALFLPAITLSLTVAFAQEPRMTLKTDRPGNLFAFGQKISVQVEAKDAEWHVTDLDGAEVAKGKGAIEIANLPHGYYELVAKTGEQSAKLPFGVVADHSASPPPSGRLNVDGATAWLERHGRHEAIAQMLRTVGIGWVRERFSWAGTEPEKGKVTWQQYDATADAFTKHGVRVYQIFHDSPAWSHAGKKNTRNPADLRDAYAFAKRLAEHYKGRVQAWEVWNEPDIFFWPDLSDTFAGLQKAAYLGFKAGDPTLPVLLGSFCRGHCAFDENLFDAGIRDYFDVFNWHIYAPPEQYPATLARYLELLKRHGCDERPVWLTEAGIRLTATEPDGEITAADERRQADFVPKSFAYSLAAGTDSHFFFVLPYYLEHGVQFGALRKDLSPRPGFIAIAAAVDILGEARFLGLRQEAGLTTLAFHNGRERVLVAWSNASREVELPVAAQKVVVANCVGKRNEREAAGGTLKLPLSPSPQYIIGVGDEALKGLGGTARPQGKLPANQPSPIVLRAQAQVPTLDKDSDSYVIGDEPFAYAVEACNFGEKAAAGRIALELPAGWQAEPAEAPVSLEPMGRLVSDFRITPGTVALGPQRIRVKPAFGDPRVAPAVSSFRFDLARVKPTKELGLGLDDPARWQKNISGNGTMEIGAVKDSGVRFEATFTAPGDRWCYPRSDFGRPMDFSAYQAISFEYRCHANDDATAVRLQLIEPNGACYLTATGWKARKDWTRATAAFADLAWGSYSPRDPNGALDLKAIRALMIGLNTPRDAAWLEIRNVRLVQLAQ, via the coding sequence ATGAGGTGTGCGCTCTTCCTGCCAGCCATCACCCTCTCGCTCACCGTCGCCTTCGCCCAGGAGCCGAGGATGACGCTCAAGACCGACCGGCCGGGGAACCTGTTCGCATTCGGGCAGAAGATCTCGGTCCAGGTTGAGGCGAAGGACGCCGAATGGCATGTGACCGACCTCGACGGCGCCGAAGTGGCAAAGGGCAAGGGGGCCATCGAGATCGCCAACCTCCCCCACGGCTATTATGAGCTGGTCGCCAAGACCGGTGAGCAATCGGCGAAGCTGCCCTTCGGCGTCGTCGCCGACCACTCGGCCTCGCCGCCCCCCTCGGGCCGCCTGAATGTGGACGGTGCAACGGCGTGGCTCGAACGCCACGGCCGCCACGAGGCCATCGCGCAGATGCTCCGCACCGTCGGCATCGGCTGGGTGCGCGAGCGCTTCTCCTGGGCCGGCACCGAGCCTGAGAAAGGCAAAGTGACTTGGCAGCAGTACGACGCCACCGCCGATGCCTTCACGAAGCACGGCGTCCGCGTCTACCAGATCTTCCACGACAGCCCCGCCTGGTCGCACGCGGGCAAGAAGAACACGCGGAACCCCGCCGACCTGCGCGACGCCTATGCCTTCGCCAAGCGGCTCGCCGAGCACTACAAGGGGCGCGTCCAGGCCTGGGAGGTGTGGAACGAGCCCGACATCTTCTTCTGGCCCGACCTCTCCGACACGTTCGCGGGCCTTCAGAAGGCGGCCTACCTCGGCTTCAAGGCGGGCGACCCGACCCTGCCCGTGCTCCTCGGCTCGTTCTGCCGCGGCCACTGCGCCTTCGACGAGAATCTCTTCGACGCCGGCATCCGCGACTACTTCGACGTCTTCAACTGGCACATCTACGCCCCGCCCGAGCAATACCCCGCCACGCTCGCCCGCTACCTCGAACTGCTCAAGCGCCATGGCTGCGACGAGCGCCCCGTCTGGCTCACCGAGGCCGGCATCCGCCTCACCGCCACCGAGCCCGACGGCGAGATCACCGCCGCCGACGAGCGCCGCCAGGCCGACTTCGTGCCCAAGAGTTTCGCATACTCCCTCGCCGCGGGCACCGACAGCCATTTCTTCTTCGTCCTGCCCTACTACCTCGAGCACGGCGTGCAGTTCGGCGCGCTGCGCAAGGACCTCTCGCCCCGCCCCGGCTTCATCGCCATCGCCGCCGCGGTGGACATCCTGGGCGAGGCCCGCTTCCTCGGCCTCCGCCAGGAGGCCGGCCTCACCACCCTGGCCTTCCACAACGGCAGGGAGCGGGTGCTCGTGGCCTGGAGCAATGCCTCCCGCGAGGTCGAGTTGCCCGTGGCGGCTCAGAAAGTGGTGGTGGCCAACTGCGTGGGCAAGCGCAACGAGCGCGAAGCCGCGGGCGGGACGCTCAAGCTCCCCCTCAGCCCCTCGCCGCAGTACATCATCGGCGTCGGCGACGAGGCGCTGAAGGGCCTCGGCGGCACGGCCCGGCCCCAGGGCAAGCTGCCCGCCAACCAGCCCTCGCCCATCGTCCTCCGCGCCCAGGCCCAGGTGCCCACGCTCGACAAGGACAGCGATTCCTACGTGATCGGGGACGAGCCGTTTGCCTACGCGGTCGAAGCCTGCAACTTCGGCGAGAAGGCAGCCGCCGGCCGCATCGCCCTTGAGCTCCCCGCCGGCTGGCAGGCCGAGCCGGCCGAGGCACCCGTGAGCCTCGAACCGATGGGCCGCCTCGTCAGCGACTTCCGCATCACCCCCGGCACCGTCGCCCTCGGGCCGCAGCGGATTCGCGTGAAGCCCGCCTTCGGCGACCCGCGCGTCGCCCCCGCCGTCTCCTCCTTCCGCTTCGACCTCGCGCGCGTGAAGCCCACGAAGGAACTCGGCCTCGGCCTCGACGACCCGGCGCGCTGGCAGAAGAACATCTCGGGCAACGGCACGATGGAGATCGGCGCTGTGAAGGATAGCGGCGTCCGCTTCGAGGCCACCTTCACCGCCCCCGGCGACCGCTGGTGCTATCCGAGAAGCGACTTCGGCCGCCCGATGGACTTCTCGGCCTACCAGGCCATCTCCTTCGAGTACCGCTGCCACGCCAACGACGACGCCACTGCCGTCCGCCTCCAGCTCATCGAGCCCAACGGCGCCTGCTACCTCACAGCCACCGGCTGGAAGGCCCGCAAGGACTGGACCCGCGCCACCGCCGCCTTCGCCGACCTCGCCTGGGGCAGCTACTCGCCCCGTGACCCCAACGGTGCGCTCGACCTCAAGGCCATCCGCGCCCTCATGATCGGCCTCAACACCCCCCGCGACGCCGCCTGGCTCGAAATCCGCAACGTAAGGCTCGTCCAGCTCGCGCAATAG
- a CDS encoding 3-dehydroquinate synthase II: MKKVWVQVDPWRKELVTAALEAGADAVVLPEGCSAQAKALGRIATVAPDGDIRLGSDAVRLEIASKGDEERAARCPAATVILQMRDWTIIPLENLLAQREGIFVEVRRAEDARVATQILEKGADGIVLVTDDPAEITRTCAAVREHGERLSLVAATVTRVATLGMGDRVCLDTCTEMRPGEGMLVGDASSAFFLVHAETIETPYVATRPFRVNAGAVHAYVLCPEGRTKYLDELKGGDPCLLVRHDGATQVAYLGRSKVERRPMLRVEAEAGGKVVSLVLQNAETIRLTRPDGTALSVAVLKPGDQVLAHLAEGGRHFGMAVKETLKER; encoded by the coding sequence ATGAAGAAGGTATGGGTGCAGGTGGACCCCTGGCGGAAAGAGCTGGTCACCGCCGCGCTCGAGGCGGGAGCCGATGCCGTGGTGCTGCCCGAGGGCTGCTCGGCCCAGGCCAAGGCCCTCGGCCGCATCGCCACCGTGGCGCCCGACGGCGACATCCGCCTCGGATCCGACGCGGTCCGCCTCGAAATCGCCAGCAAGGGCGACGAGGAGCGCGCCGCCCGCTGCCCCGCCGCGACCGTCATCCTCCAGATGCGCGACTGGACGATCATCCCGTTGGAAAACCTCCTCGCCCAGCGCGAGGGCATCTTCGTCGAGGTCCGCCGCGCCGAGGACGCCCGCGTGGCGACCCAGATCCTCGAGAAGGGCGCCGACGGCATTGTGCTAGTCACCGATGACCCCGCCGAGATCACGCGCACGTGCGCCGCCGTCCGCGAGCATGGCGAACGCCTCTCCCTCGTCGCGGCCACCGTCACCCGCGTCGCCACCCTGGGCATGGGCGACCGCGTGTGCCTCGACACCTGCACCGAGATGCGGCCCGGCGAAGGCATGCTCGTGGGCGACGCCAGTTCCGCCTTCTTCCTCGTCCACGCCGAGACCATCGAGACGCCCTACGTCGCCACGCGGCCCTTCCGTGTGAACGCGGGCGCCGTCCACGCCTATGTGCTCTGCCCCGAGGGCCGCACCAAGTACCTCGACGAACTGAAGGGCGGCGACCCGTGCCTCCTCGTGCGGCACGACGGGGCGACGCAGGTGGCCTACCTGGGGCGAAGCAAAGTCGAGCGGCGGCCCATGCTGCGTGTCGAGGCCGAGGCCGGCGGCAAGGTCGTTTCGCTCGTGCTTCAGAACGCCGAGACGATACGCCTCACGCGGCCCGACGGCACGGCCCTTTCCGTCGCCGTGTTGAAGCCCGGCGACCAGGTGCTCGCCCACCTGGCCGAGGGCGGCCGGCACTTTGGCATGGCCGTCAAGGAAACGCTCAAGGAGCGGTGA
- a CDS encoding 2-amino-3,7-dideoxy-D-threo-hept-6-ulosonate synthase — MIGKQIRLERIIDRNSNRTVIVPMDHGVTAGPIAGLECMRETINRVVEGGANAIIIHKGIVANGHRRSGKDVGLIIHLSGSTSMSPDPNAKVAVCTVEEALCLGADAVSVHINLGASTDAAMLAHLADVARDCTRWGLPLVAMMYTRGPKIENQFDVKHVKHAARVGAELGADVVKCVYTGDPQSFAEVVNGCPVPVVIAGGEKMDTDEQLLAMVEGALKAGAAGVSIGRNAFQHDSPQAIVRAIGMMVHGRQSLAASLEFLDRSKAK; from the coding sequence ATGATTGGCAAGCAGATCCGCCTCGAGCGCATCATTGACCGCAATTCGAACCGCACGGTGATCGTGCCGATGGACCACGGGGTGACGGCCGGCCCGATCGCCGGCCTGGAGTGCATGCGCGAGACGATCAACCGGGTGGTGGAGGGCGGGGCCAACGCCATCATCATCCACAAGGGCATCGTGGCCAACGGCCACCGCCGCAGCGGCAAGGACGTGGGCCTCATCATCCACCTCTCCGGCTCCACCTCGATGAGCCCCGACCCCAACGCCAAGGTGGCCGTGTGCACCGTCGAGGAGGCCCTCTGCCTGGGCGCCGACGCCGTCTCAGTCCACATCAACCTCGGCGCCAGCACCGACGCGGCCATGCTCGCCCACCTGGCCGACGTGGCCCGCGATTGCACCCGCTGGGGCCTGCCGCTCGTGGCCATGATGTACACGCGCGGGCCAAAGATCGAAAACCAGTTCGACGTCAAGCACGTCAAGCACGCGGCCCGCGTGGGCGCCGAGCTGGGCGCCGACGTCGTCAAGTGCGTCTACACCGGCGACCCGCAGTCGTTCGCCGAGGTCGTCAACGGCTGCCCGGTGCCCGTCGTCATCGCCGGCGGCGAGAAGATGGACACCGACGAGCAACTCCTGGCGATGGTGGAGGGCGCGTTGAAGGCGGGCGCGGCGGGCGTGTCCATTGGCCGCAACGCCTTCCAGCACGACAGCCCCCAGGCCATCGTCCGCGCAATCGGCATGATGGTCCACGGCCGACAGTCCCTCGCCGCGAGCCTGGAGTTCCTCGACCGCTCCAAGGCCAAGTAG
- a CDS encoding Spy/CpxP family protein refolding chaperone, giving the protein MGGPREADLFDVARRLATLADDKKAALGNLEIEYAFAENDAMAEVRRRLNKEFLARIVALLPDEEKPKYEKAIAAMTERDEAIAAAEKELREVLAKVKTSQGADKVVAQADPNQRFFRMRPGDVPTRKMDALRTCFVLTDDQRKEIEVIRDGNRDAVREKMRAQFANLRGADGGRPDPEQFRRMAPLFRQVRTETDDADAKMAANLLTDAQKKDFATVCAAIDTYNKKVADAEAACRAKVTEAVGADKANAILGYTAAAAAQAAPAAKGTEF; this is encoded by the coding sequence ATGGGCGGCCCGCGCGAGGCCGACCTCTTCGACGTGGCCCGGCGCCTCGCGACTCTGGCCGACGACAAGAAGGCGGCCCTCGGAAACCTCGAGATCGAGTACGCCTTCGCCGAGAACGATGCGATGGCCGAGGTGCGCAGGCGCCTGAACAAGGAGTTCCTCGCCCGCATCGTCGCTCTGTTGCCCGACGAGGAGAAGCCGAAGTACGAGAAGGCCATCGCCGCCATGACCGAGCGCGACGAGGCCATCGCCGCCGCCGAGAAGGAGCTGCGCGAGGTGCTGGCCAAGGTCAAGACCAGCCAGGGCGCCGATAAGGTCGTCGCCCAGGCCGACCCCAATCAGCGCTTCTTCCGCATGCGCCCGGGCGACGTGCCGACCCGCAAGATGGACGCCCTGCGCACCTGCTTCGTCCTCACCGACGACCAGCGCAAGGAGATCGAGGTCATCCGCGACGGCAATCGCGACGCCGTGCGCGAGAAGATGCGCGCCCAGTTCGCCAACCTGCGTGGCGCCGACGGCGGCCGGCCCGACCCCGAGCAGTTCCGCCGCATGGCGCCCCTGTTCCGCCAGGTGCGCACCGAGACGGATGACGCCGACGCCAAGATGGCCGCCAACCTGCTGACCGACGCGCAGAAGAAGGACTTCGCGACCGTCTGCGCCGCCATTGACACCTACAACAAGAAGGTCGCCGACGCCGAAGCGGCGTGCCGGGCCAAGGTCACCGAGGCCGTTGGCGCCGACAAGGCCAACGCTATCCTCGGCTACACGGCTGCCGCGGCGGCCCAGGCCGCGCCCGCGGCGAAGGGCACCGAGTTCTAA